The sequence CGCTCATGGGCGCCACGCGGGAGACACTGGCCCTGCGCGCGATGATGAGCGACCTGCTTCGTGAGCCCCGGCTGAACCGCCAGCTCGCGGACAACATCGGGGCGCTCGACGTCGCGTACGCGCCGCTGGAAGTACCCGCGCCGGAGGTGTCGTTGCTCCCGGAATGGAGCGGCCGGCGGTTGAGCGACATGGAGCTTGGCACGGACACGCGGCTCTACGCGGCGCTGCACCCGGGCCGTTGGCTGCTGCTGGGCCTGGGCGAGGACGCCTCCCGCCCCCTGCCCCGCTGGGAACCCGGCTGGCCCTCACAGGTGACGACGCTGCGCGCACGCGTGGGGCGCGCAGATCTCGAAGGCGTGGGCGGCATGCTGGTGCGCCCGGACGGCCACGTCGGCTGGGCGTGGGCCGCCTGAAACACGCGGGCCCGGGGCGTCGTCCGCTTCCGGGCCTCGCGTCGAAGTCTCAGCCCAGGCGCAGGAGCTGCCGGGCCTGTTCGGGGGTCGCGAGTTCGCGGCCGGCGGCACGGGCCCGCTTCGCGGCCTCCGCCACCAGCTCGAAGTTGCCCTTCGCGAGCACGCCCTTGGACACGTAGATGTTGTCCTCCAGACCCACGCGCGCGTTGCCGCCGCGCTTCGCGGCCTCCTCCACGAACGGGAGCTGCTGGCGCCCCACGCCCGCCACCGTCCAGGAGCTTCCCTCCGGCAGCGCGGCGATCATGAAGTCCAACACCTCCGGCCGCGCCTGGAGCGTGCCCGGCACGCCCAGCACGAAGTCGAAGTGCGCCGGCAGGTCCACCAGCCCTTCCTTCGCCAGGTAGCGCGCCTCGTCGATCATCCCAACGTCGAAGCACTCCAGCTCCGGCTTGAGACCGATGCTCTTGATGCGCTTCGCGATGTCGCGCACCAGCGGCCGGGGATTCCAAAATACTTCCTCCCCGAAGTTCACCGTGCCCGTGGTGAGCGTGGCCATGTCAGGCTTGTCCGCGCCCGTGAGCGTCAGCCCGCCGCACCGCTCGTTCACGTCCATGCCCACCGCGCCGCCGGTGGACACCTGGATGAGCACGTCCGTGCGCTTGCGGATGGCGCGGATGGCCGCGCGGAACAGCTCCGCGTCCTGCGACGGCTTGCCCTCCGCCGTCCGCACGTGGATGTGCACCATCGCCGCGCCGGCCTCGCGGCACTTCGCCGCGTCTTCCGCGATCTCCTCCGCAGTGATGGGCAGGTACGGCGTCTGCTCGCGCGTCGTCTCCGCGCCCACCAGGGCGGCGGTGAGGACCATGGGCTTGCTCATCGCTTCACCCGCTGCTTGTCCTTGGGCACCACGCAGGTGCCCGAAGCGCGGCACACCACCACCGCCTCCGGAAGCACGTCCGCCGCCGAGTCGTTCACGTCCGGCCGGGGCTTGATGACCTTGCGAGCCTCGAAGCGCATCTTCCGCGACGTGTTGCCCGCGGAGACGATCTCCCCTTCCGCCTCGATGAAGTCGCCCGCGTACACCGGGGCCAGGAACTCCACGGAGTCGTAGGCGCGAAACAGCCCCTCGTCCCCGTCCGAGCGGATGCACAGCTCCGTGGCCACGTCCCCGAACAGACCGAGCATCCGCGCCCCGTCCACCAGGTTGCCGCCGTAGTGCGCGTCATGGCTGCCCATGCGCAGCCGCAGTACCGCCTTCGTGCCAGTGCTCACGTGGGTTCCCCCTGGTAGTGGGAGTCCGCGGACTCCGTGCCCTCTTTCTTCATCACCGCGTGCACGATGTAGTTCGCCACGTCCGACGGCTTGGTGCCCGGCCCGAAGCCCGCGTCGAAGCCCAGCTCCAGCGCCAGCTTGTGGTCCACGCGCGGCCCGCCCAAGAGGAGCAGCGTCTTGCCGTGGATGCCCGCCGCCTTCGCCGCGTCGATGAACTGGCGCGAGTTGTCCTTGTGCACGTCGCGCTGCGTGACGACCTGCGAGACGAGGATGGCGTCCGCGTGCTTCGCCATGGCCTTCTTGATGAGGTCCTCGTTGGGCACCTGGCTGCCCAGGTTGAACGCCTCGAAGCCGGGGTAGCGCTCCAGGCCGTAGTCGCCCGCGTAGCCCTTCATGTTCAGGATGGCGTCGATGCCCACCGTGTGCGTGTCGGTGCCGGTGCACGCGCCGAAGACGACGATGCGGCGGCGGACCTTCTCCTTGATGAGCGCGTTGAGGTCGTCGAACCCCATCTTGCGCACCACCACCTCCGGCACGTCGATCTCCGCGTAGTCCAGCGTCACGTTGGAGCGGGCGTAGACGACGAAGAACGTGTACTGGTCCGCGGCGCGCTCGGCGGCGGCCACCTTCACGTCCGTGAAGCCCATCTTCTTCGTGAACTGGGCGGCGGCCTCCTTGGCCTTCTCCGACAGCGGCACCGGCAGCGTGAACGACAGCTGCACCATGCCGTCGTCGCGACGGTCGCCGTAGGGGCGGATGATCTGCTTGCTCGGCTTCACCATCGAACTACCCCTTCTTGTTCTTGGGCGGCGTGAACGACACGCTGGTGCCCACCTTCTCGGCCACCGCGGCGAAACGGTCCTTCTTGCCCTGCTCCATGTAGAAGACCACGGACCAGGTCGTCTTCCCGTTGCACCCCACGTACGTCACCGTGTCCACGTTGCCGCTGCCGTCCGGCGCCGCGTCCGTGTCCGTCTTGGTGGCCGCCGGCTGGCCGCCCACCTTCAGCATGGTCCAGCTGTCGCCGCCGATGTTCGCGAGGATCTTCGTGCGGCACAGCTCCGCCTTCATGCCCGCGGTCTGCACCGTGCCCACGTCCACCAGGAAGTACGCGTCACCGGAGGGCGCCAGGAACTTCTCCGTGCCGTCCATGTTGGAGCGCGTCCACGCCGCCGGCGCCTTCAGCGCGATGTTCTTCACCGTGACGCTGCTCAACGCATCCGCGCTGCCGCCCGCGGCCAGCATCACGGCCACGAAAGTACCCAGGATCATGTCGCCTCCAGCATTTCCAGGAACGGATTGAAGTAATCCGGCGCCTTCTCCAGCACGCCGTCCAGGCCCTTGCCACCGGTCTCCTCGCGCTTCACGTCACCGAAGCGCCCCTTGCCGATGGCCGCCACCATGCCCTCCGAGTGGCACTCGCGCAGCAGCTCCTCCGCCTTGGCGAAGACCTCGCGCGCGCGGTTGGCGATCTTCCCGTCCTCGCGGACGGTGAACTCCTCGTCGATGCCGCGGGCCGCGCGGTGGATGTACGACGCGGACTTGAGCGCCACGTACCGGTCCGCGAGCAGCGGCGTGTGCATGGCCTCCGTCATCATGCCCAAGAGCTGGATGCCCTGCCGCGTCCAGATGGCCACCAGGTCCGCCATCACGTCGTACGCGTGGCTGAAGAAGATGTCCGTCTCCTTGTGCTTCGTGGGCGGCATGTACTTGAGCGGCGCGTCCGGGAAGCAGCGGCGCACGAGCATCGCCTGCGACAGCTCCAGGAGCAGCGTGTCGTCGCGGTACGGGTCGATCTCGTACGAGTGCCCGATGCCCAGCTGCCAGTCCTTGAGGCCCGCGCGCTTGGCGAAGCACTCGTTGATGAACTGGCTGGCGATGACGGTGTGGGCCGCGTCGTAGGCGTCCGCGGTGGTGATGTAGTTGTCCTCACCGGTGTTGATGATGATGCCGGCCAGGGCGCAGATGCGGCGGCTGAAGTACTGGTCGATGAACGTCCGCCGCATGTTGATGTCGCGGAAGAGGATGCCGTACATCGCGTCGTTGAGGAGCATGTCCAGCCGCTCGTACGCCGCGCAGAAGGCGATCTCCGACATGCACAGGCCGGACGAGTAGTTGGTGAGCTGGATGTAGCGCTTGAGCTTGCGGCTCTCGTCATCCAGGGCCTCGCGCATCACGCGGAAGTTCTCCTGGGTGGCGTAGGTGCCGCCGTAGCCCTCCGTCGTCGCGCCGTGGGGCACGTAGTCCAGCAGCGACTGCGCCGTGGAGCGGATGACCGCGATGACGTCCGCGCCCGCCTGCGCCGCGGCCCGCGCCTGGTCCACGTCGTCGTAGATGTTGCCGGTGGCGACGATGACGTACTTGTGCGGCGCGGGAGACATGGGGAACTGCTCGCGCAGGGCGTTGCGCTGGGCGATGCGGGCCTTGAGCTCCGTCATCGCCGCGCGGGCCTCCTCGCGCACGGCGTCGCGCAGGTTCGCTTCCATCTCCGGCGACAGCGCGCCCAGCTTGTCCGTGGGCAGCGCGGTGATGCGCTCCACGGCGTCCAGCGGACTGCTGGCGCCCAGTTGCAGCGCGCGGCCGTACCAGTAGGCAGCGCCCCGGTTCAGCACCCCGGCGGACTTCAGCTTGTCCACCATGAGGTTCGCCAGGGGCACGCCTCGCGCACCCGCGCCGGAGATGCCAAAGAAGCGCAACACGGTGCGCTCATTGGAGACAGTGGTGTTGCGTTGGATGAGGTCGAAGATCGGATTGACGATCTCGTCCGCCAGCTTGCGCGCCTCGGCAATCCGCGCGTCGTCGATAAACGGGCCTGACATGCGCGCACCCTACCCGAGCGCCGCGTGCTTCGGCTCAAGAACGCAGCCCCCACACCCTCAGCGAACGATGCCGCACCGCGCCTCTTGAATGGCGAGACGCATCACGCGAACGCCGCCGCACCGATATTCCGCTGAACGCTCCGACACCGATAAAGCGGTGGCGACACCCACCGCCATTTCGGTTCGACCACCGAATTGTCGGTGACTCCGGCGAATCAACGACACCCAACCCATTGGAATCACACGAGTCGGCACGTCGGCATGGGACCTGCTCTGGGGTGGTCCTGGTTCCCCCGTCAACCCCCAGGAGTTCCCTTGAACCGACGCTCCTTGATGCTCGCGGTCCTGCTGTCCGGCGCTCCCGTCCTCGCGGCCGGCAACCCTCCTCCCATCACCACCGACTCTGGCGCGCCGCTGGGCACGAACCAGAGCTCCAAGACGGCCGGCCCCCGCGGCGGCATCCTGCTGGAGGACTTCGCCCTCATCGAGAAGCTCGCGCGCTTCGACCGGGAGCGCATCCCGGAGCGCGTGGTGCACGCGCGCGGTGTCGGCGCCTACGGCTCCTTCGAAAGCTACGGCGACTTCTCCAACCTCACGCGCGCGTCCGTCTTCTCCCAGAAGGGCAAGAAGACGCCGATGTTCGTGCGCTTCTCCACGGTCATCCACCCCGGCGGCTCGCCGGAGACGCTGCGCGACCCTCGCGGCTTCGCGCTGAAGTTCTTCACGGACGAGGGGAACTGGGACCTGGTCGGCAACAACCTGCCCATCTTCTTCATCCGGGACGCCATGAAGTTCCCGGACATGGTGCACTCGCTGAAGCCGTCCCCCGTCACGAACCGGCAGGACCCGGGCCGCTACTTCGACTTCTTCAGCCACCAGCCCGAGTCCACGCACATGATCACCCAGCTCTATTCGGACCTGGGCATCCCGGCGAACTACCGGCAGATGGACGGCAACGGCGTGCACGCCTTCAAGTTCGTCAACGCCAAGGGCCAGGTGAAGTACGTCAAGTTCAACTGGAAGTCGCAGCAGGGCGTGAAGGGCCTCACCGCGGAGGAGGCCACGACGCTGGGCGGCCAGGACTTCCAGCACGCCACACACGACCTCTACACGAACATCCAGGCCGGGAAGTTCCCCTCGTGGGAGCTGAGCGTGCAGGTGCTGGATCCGAAGGACCTGGAGAGCTTCGCGTTCGATCCGCTGGACGCCACCAAGGAGTGGCCCAAGGACAAGCTGCCCCCGGTGAAGCTGGGCAGGTTCACCCTCAACAAGATGCCGGACAACTTCTTCGAGGAGACGGAGCAGTCCGCCTTCTCCCCGGGTGTGATGCCGCCGGGCATCGAGCCCTCCGAGGACCGGCTGCTGCAGGGCCGCCTCTTCTCCTACGCGGACACGCAGCGCTACCGCCTGGGCGCCAACTACCTGTCGCTGCCGGTGAACCGCGCGCGCGCTGCGGTGAACAACAACAGCCAGGCCGGTGCGATGAACAGCGGCCACACGAAGTCGGACGTGAACTACGAGCCCAGCGTCACGCGCGAGACGTCGGACACGCCCGCCGCCCTCTTCTCCAACGCGCCGTTGACGGGCACCACGCAGCAGCGCCCCATCGCGAAGACGGATAACTTCTCGCAGGCGGGCGCCTTCTGGGCGTCGCTCGACGCGGCCGCGCAGGAGCGGCTCATCCAGAACCTGGCCGGCGACCTGGGCCAGGTGCGCGACGCGAAGGTCAAGGCGCGCATGGTGGGCCACTTCTACGCGGCCAACGTGGACTACGGCACGCGCCTGGCCAGGGCCGTGAACGTGAAGCTGGACGACGCGAAGGCCACCCTCGCGCCGCTGGCCACGCGCGACCAGCCGTGACCTGACTTCGCCGGGGCCGCCGGTGGCACGACGGCGGCTTCGTCTCCCCTTCACCTGTCCTTCGCTGGAGATGCCCTCATGGTTCGCAAGCTGCTGCTCGGTTCGTTGGGTCTGGTGATGCTGGTGTGCACGGTGCTGACCGCCGCGTGGATGTCCCTGCGCGCTCCGGCGACGCCCACCGGAAGGCTGCTCGCCACCAGCGATGCGGAGCGCTACCTGCTCGCCGCCGCGCGCGAAGGGGAGACGGACATCGTGGAGGGGCTCGTGAAGGCCGGCACGCCCGTGGAGGCCCGCGACGCGCGGGGCTTCTCCCCCCTCATCCTGGCCGCCTATTACGGCCACACGGGGACGGTGAAGGCGCTGCTCGCCGCCGGTGCGGACGCGTGCGCGGGTGACAGCCGGGGCAACACCGCGCTCATGGGCGCCGCCTTCAAGGGCTACGCGGACGTGGTGCGGCTCTTGAGCGCCCAGCCCTGTGCCGTGGACCAGACCAACCGCCTGGGCCAGACGGCGCTGATGTTCGCCGTCCTCTTCGGCCGCACGGAGGTCGCCGACCAGCTGCGCCACCAGGGTGCCTCCCCCGCCCTGCGCGACGCCAGCGGCCGCTCCGCCAACGACTGGGCCGGGACCCAGATGCCCGAGGCCCCCGTCGCGCCCGCCCAGGTCCCGGAGGCTCCTACCGCGCGGGTGCGCTGAAGCCCAACACCCGTCAGTGGGCCCGCGCCTGCCGGCCGCCCCCGCACCAGCCGTGCTCAGGGGGCGGGTTTCCCATCCGCAGAGGTCTTGTGATTCCCTAGCAGAATGGGATTAGTCGGCTTAATACCCGAATTCCAGTTCATACAAAATTGCCACAATTTTCCAACTACTCTTGACTCGGAGTGTGGGGTTGACGGCATAACATCCCGCGTCCTTTCAGGAGTGCAGGGATGAACAGCCATCGGGCAATGCCAGTGCGAGGGTGGGTGGGTCTGGCCTTCGCGGTGATGTTGAGCGCGTGCGACTTCGGCGGCGGGCCGGACGCGCCGCCCCCGCCGCTCACCCCTCCCGAAGCACCGAAGCAGGTCGTCGCCCAGCCCGGAGACGCCTCCGCGCTGGTGACGTGGACGGTGCCCCCCGCGGACGGCGGCAGCCCCCTGCTCTACTACGTCGTGCGCTGCGTGCCCGAGTGCGGCGGCGCGCTGGTGAAGGTGCCCGACACGCAGGCCACGGTGCTGGGGCTGAACAACGGCTTCACCTACGTCTTCAAGGTGTCCGCGGTGAACGCGATGGGCGAAGGCCAGGCCTCCGTGGAGACGGACCTGGTGACGCCGCTGGCGGGCATGAGCATCCCGAACCCCACGGTGCCGGGACAGCCGCGCTCGGTGGTGCCCACCGCGGGCAATGGCCAGGCGTACGTGAGCTGGCTGGCGCCCGCGAGCTACGGCGGCCGGCCCCTGTCGTACTTCAAGGTCATGACGGAGCCGGGCGGCCAGGTGAAGCGGGTGGACGCGCCGGCGTCGGGCACGCTCATCGAGGGCCTCGCCAACGGCACCGGGTACACGTTCACTGTCTGCGCCGCCAACGAGATGGGCGAAGGCCCCTGCTCGCGCCAGTCGGCCCGGGTGACGCCGCGTCCGGGCGGCACGTCCACCAGTTGGGTGATGGGCTACTGGGTGGGCTACCAGCGCGACCTGCACCCGGTGGACTCGGTGGACATGTCGCTGCTCACGCACGTGGTGGTGGGCCGCATCCGCCCGCGCATCGACGGCACGCTCTATACCGACTTCGACGTGGACGCCGTGGAGGGCCCGAAGATGGCCCGGGCGCTGGCGCAGCGGGCGCACGCGGCCGGCAAGAAGGCGCTGCTGATGCTGGGCGGCATGGGCGAGTACGACGGCTTCAAGGGCGCGACGGAGACGCTGGAGAAGCGCCGCAACTTCGTGCGCAACATCATCAGCACGATGCGCGCGCTGCAGTTCGACGGCGTGGACGTGGACTGGGAGCCCATCCTCCTGCCTCAGGACAGCGCGCCTCTGCTGGCGCTGCTGGACGACCTGCGCGCCGCGGACGAGAACATCATCATCACGGTGCCCGTGGGCTGGGTGAACTCCAACTTCCCGCTGGGCAAGGTGGACGCGGAGTTCCACCGGCAGCTCGCGGCCCGCGTCGACCAGATGAACATCATGGCCTACAAGATGAGCGGCCACTGGGGGCAGTGGGCCAGCTGGCACTCCAGCGCGCTCTTCGGTGAGAACTCCGGACACCCCAGCTCCGTCGCCAGCTCCGTGCAGGCGTTCCTGGACGCGGGCGTGCCCGCGCAGCGCATCGGCATTGGCGTGGGCTTCTTCGGAACCTGCTGGAAGGGCATCACGGAGCCGGGCACCCCGCTGGACGGGCGCGACGACATCCGCGAGGAGCAGAGCGACAACGCGATGAGCTACGCCAACATCCAGTCGCTCTACTACTCGCCGGAGGCGTACCGCTGGGATGACGCCGCCAAGGCGCCCTACCTCTCCTTCCCCACCGCGTTCGGCCCGCAGTCCTGCAACTACATCTCCTACGAGGACGTCGCGTCCGTGTCGGAGAAGGGCCGCTGGGCGCGGGAGAAGGGCCTGGGGGGCGGCATCATCTGGACCATCAACCAGGGCCACTTCAAGAACGCCCCGGTGGGTGAGCGGGATCCGCTGATGAAGGCCGTGCACACGGCCTTCCTGAAGCCCTAGATGTAGCGGGCCTCGAAGAGCTGCCGCAGCGCCGGTTCGGTGCGCAAGAGCTCCAGCGTGAGGGCGGCGTGGCCGGGCACGTACCCATTGCCCACGAGCATGGTGACGTCCTTGCCCACGCCCTCCGCGCCCAGCGCCGCCGTGGTGAAGCTGGTGGCCATGGAGAAGAAGATGACCGTGCCGCCGTCCTTCACGGACAACAGCGACGCCATCTCCGTGTTGCCCACGCTGGCGCAGTTGACCACCAGGTCGCAGAGCTGACCGCCCGTCGCCTTCAGCACCGCCTCCATCACGTCCACGCCCTGGGTGGCGTCCACCTTCAGGGCCTCGTCGCACAGGCCGATGGCGGACAGCGCGTCCAGCGCCTTCTGGGAGATGTCCAGCGCCAGCAGCCTACCGCGGCTCTCCAGGCTGCGGCGGGCCTGCGCCAGGCACAGCGCGCCGCTCTTGCCCGCGCCCAGCACCGCCACCGTCATGCCCGGGCGCACGTGGCGCGCCACCAGCGCGGGCGCGCCGCACACGTCCAGCGCCGCCAGCGACAGCGTGTCCGGCATGTCCGACGGGAGCTTCGCGTAGATGCCGCTCGCGAAGAGCAGCGCGTGGCCCCGGATGTCCACGCGGTCGATGTCCGCGTGCACCGCCTTCACCTCTTCGATGACGAGCGGCGTGAGCGTCAGGCTCACCAGCGTGGCGATGCGGTCGCCCGGCTTGAGCACGCCGTTGGCGGGGTGCTTCGCGCCCAGCTCCTTCACGCGGCCAATGAGCATGCCGCCCGAGCCGGTGACGGGGTTCTGCATCTTGCCACGCTCGCGCACGATGTCCTGGATGCGCCCTGCGATGCGCGCGGGGTCGCCGCCCACGTCGTCCTTGATCTGCTTGAAGGACGCGGCGTCGATGTTGAGGCTCTCCACGTCGATGAGCAGCTCCGCCTCGCCGCAAGGCAGCGAGGGGTCCAGCTTGCGCGCGCGCTGCGGCAGCACGCCCTTCTCACCGACGACGCGCGACAGTCCGTACGTATCCATGGCCCCCCCCTTATCAGTCCGCGGCCAGGCGCGGCACCAGCACCGACAGCGACCGCTCGAAGCGGTACGACACGCCCGAGTGTCCGTCCTCGAACTCCTCGTGCACCACGTCCACGCCGCCGGCCTTCAAGTCGTCCGCCACCATGCGCGTGCCCCAGCGCAGGTTGAACTCGTCGCGCGTGCCGGCGTCCAGGTAGACCGTCTTCAGCTTGCGGAACGAGTCCAGGAACTTGGGCACGAAGCGCACGGGGTCGTGCACCAGCCACCGGTTCCACACGTCCAGGCGCAGCTTCGCGTTGTGCTGCTCGAAGGGCAGCTCCAGGTTGAGCGGCTCGCCCTTCTTCGGCGAGTACGCCGCCGCCATCGCCAGGATGTTGATGACCGGGAAGTCGTCGCCGCGCACCTTGGTGGCGGCGGCGCGCTGACGCAGCTCCGACACCCACGTGTCCACGCCGCCGGCCTTCATCAGCGCGGTGGCCGCCTTGGGCAGGTCCGGCAGGTACGAATACTCGAAGTAGGAGTCCGGCGCGTGCGCGCCCACCAGGGAGAAGACCTCCGGGTGGTAGCGGCCCATCACCAGCGCGCCGTAGCCGCCGGAGCTGTGGCCCACCACCGCGCGCGACGCGGCCTTGGGCAGCGTGCGGAAGGTCTTGTCCACGAAGCCGACGATGTCCTTGATGAGGTAGTCGCGGTAGCGGCCAATGGCGTCGCTGTTCACCCACTGGCTGCCGCCCAGCTTCGTCCACGCGTCCGGGAAGACGCCGATGACGGGCGGGAGGGTGCCGGCCTCGATCAGCGCGTCCAGGCGGTCCGGCACGGAGGGCGAGAAGCCCGACGCATTGGTCCAGGAGCCCCCGCCGTTGCCAAAGGCGTGCAGGAAGTAGACGACCGGGTAGCGCTGCGTGCCCGCGGCGTAGCCCGGCGGCAGGTACACGGTGAGCCGGCGGCGGGCCGGATCTCCCAGCGGGTTGTTCTCCAGCGCGGGGGAATGCACTTCGCGCGTCTCGAGCACGCCCTTCATGGTGCCTCTCCTGGTCGTCGCGGTGCGCCGCGCGGTCTATGCGCTGGAGCCCGGATTCTTGCCGAACAGCTTCATCACCTGCTGCAGGTCCTCCCACGCCTTGCGCTTCTCCGCGCTGTTGCGCAGGAGGTACGCGGGGTGGAAGGTGGGCATGAGCTGGATGCCCTCGTATTCGCGCCACTGTCCCCGCATGCGGGTGATGGGGGTGGTGTCCCTGAGGAGCGTCTGCGCCGCGAACTTGCCCAGCGCGACGATGACCTTCGGCTGGATGGCGAGCAACTGCGAGCGCAGGAAGGGCTCGCAAGCGGCGATCTCATCCGGCTCCGGGTTGCGGTTGCCGGGCGGGCGGCACTTCACGACGTTGGCGATGTAGACGTCGTTCCGGGTGAAACCCATGGCGCCAATCATCTTGGTGAGCAGGTCGCCCGCGGCGCCCACGAAGGGCACGCCCTGGAGGTCCTCGTTCTCACCGGGGCCCTCGCCCACGAACACCAGGTCCGCGCGCGGGTTGCCGGAGCCGAACACGATGTTCTTGCGGCCCGTGCACAGCTTGCAGCGGCGGCAGTCACCCAGCTCGCGGCGGATCTGATCCAGCGTGGGGCGCTCGCCCTCCACGACGCCGGGCAGCGCGCCGTTGTAGCGGGGCGTCGACTTGGGCACGTCCAGCAGCATGCCCGGAGCCGGGGCCGGCGGCGGCGCGGCCATGGGCGCGCGAGGGGGTGCGGCGGGAGGCGGA comes from Corallococcus macrosporus and encodes:
- a CDS encoding catalase produces the protein MNRRSLMLAVLLSGAPVLAAGNPPPITTDSGAPLGTNQSSKTAGPRGGILLEDFALIEKLARFDRERIPERVVHARGVGAYGSFESYGDFSNLTRASVFSQKGKKTPMFVRFSTVIHPGGSPETLRDPRGFALKFFTDEGNWDLVGNNLPIFFIRDAMKFPDMVHSLKPSPVTNRQDPGRYFDFFSHQPESTHMITQLYSDLGIPANYRQMDGNGVHAFKFVNAKGQVKYVKFNWKSQQGVKGLTAEEATTLGGQDFQHATHDLYTNIQAGKFPSWELSVQVLDPKDLESFAFDPLDATKEWPKDKLPPVKLGRFTLNKMPDNFFEETEQSAFSPGVMPPGIEPSEDRLLQGRLFSYADTQRYRLGANYLSLPVNRARAAVNNNSQAGAMNSGHTKSDVNYEPSVTRETSDTPAALFSNAPLTGTTQQRPIAKTDNFSQAGAFWASLDAAAQERLIQNLAGDLGQVRDAKVKARMVGHFYAANVDYGTRLARAVNVKLDDAKATLAPLATRDQP
- a CDS encoding OAM dimerization domain-containing protein, encoding MVKPSKQIIRPYGDRRDDGMVQLSFTLPVPLSEKAKEAAAQFTKKMGFTDVKVAAAERAADQYTFFVVYARSNVTLDYAEIDVPEVVVRKMGFDDLNALIKEKVRRRIVVFGACTGTDTHTVGIDAILNMKGYAGDYGLERYPGFEAFNLGSQVPNEDLIKKAMAKHADAILVSQVVTQRDVHKDNSRQFIDAAKAAGIHGKTLLLLGGPRVDHKLALELGFDAGFGPGTKPSDVANYIVHAVMKKEGTESADSHYQGEPT
- a CDS encoding L-erythro-3,5-diaminohexanoate dehydrogenase, yielding MDTYGLSRVVGEKGVLPQRARKLDPSLPCGEAELLIDVESLNIDAASFKQIKDDVGGDPARIAGRIQDIVRERGKMQNPVTGSGGMLIGRVKELGAKHPANGVLKPGDRIATLVSLTLTPLVIEEVKAVHADIDRVDIRGHALLFASGIYAKLPSDMPDTLSLAALDVCGAPALVARHVRPGMTVAVLGAGKSGALCLAQARRSLESRGRLLALDISQKALDALSAIGLCDEALKVDATQGVDVMEAVLKATGGQLCDLVVNCASVGNTEMASLLSVKDGGTVIFFSMATSFTTAALGAEGVGKDVTMLVGNGYVPGHAALTLELLRTEPALRQLFEARYI
- a CDS encoding hotdog domain-containing protein; translation: MSTGTKAVLRLRMGSHDAHYGGNLVDGARMLGLFGDVATELCIRSDGDEGLFRAYDSVEFLAPVYAGDFIEAEGEIVSAGNTSRKMRFEARKVIKPRPDVNDSAADVLPEAVVVCRASGTCVVPKDKQRVKR
- a CDS encoding ankyrin repeat domain-containing protein translates to MVRKLLLGSLGLVMLVCTVLTAAWMSLRAPATPTGRLLATSDAERYLLAAAREGETDIVEGLVKAGTPVEARDARGFSPLILAAYYGHTGTVKALLAAGADACAGDSRGNTALMGAAFKGYADVVRLLSAQPCAVDQTNRLGQTALMFAVLFGRTEVADQLRHQGASPALRDASGRSANDWAGTQMPEAPVAPAQVPEAPTARVR
- a CDS encoding uracil-DNA glycosylase family protein; translated protein: MNDDTPDSAQELADVLQDVRRHLLWQEETAGRSLLVDAKVAAELQQQRAAASSVRSMIARTKAPEPAAAPLPPRPPAESPTRDALHAAMKQPLGAPRPLAAPPPAAPPRAPMAAPPPAPAPGMLLDVPKSTPRYNGALPGVVEGERPTLDQIRRELGDCRRCKLCTGRKNIVFGSGNPRADLVFVGEGPGENEDLQGVPFVGAAGDLLTKMIGAMGFTRNDVYIANVVKCRPPGNRNPEPDEIAACEPFLRSQLLAIQPKVIVALGKFAAQTLLRDTTPITRMRGQWREYEGIQLMPTFHPAYLLRNSAEKRKAWEDLQQVMKLFGKNPGSSA
- a CDS encoding alpha/beta hydrolase translates to MKGVLETREVHSPALENNPLGDPARRRLTVYLPPGYAAGTQRYPVVYFLHAFGNGGGSWTNASGFSPSVPDRLDALIEAGTLPPVIGVFPDAWTKLGGSQWVNSDAIGRYRDYLIKDIVGFVDKTFRTLPKAASRAVVGHSSGGYGALVMGRYHPEVFSLVGAHAPDSYFEYSYLPDLPKAATALMKAGGVDTWVSELRQRAAATKVRGDDFPVINILAMAAAYSPKKGEPLNLELPFEQHNAKLRLDVWNRWLVHDPVRFVPKFLDSFRKLKTVYLDAGTRDEFNLRWGTRMVADDLKAGGVDVVHEEFEDGHSGVSYRFERSLSVLVPRLAAD
- a CDS encoding lysine 5,6-aminomutase subunit alpha, which gives rise to MSGPFIDDARIAEARKLADEIVNPIFDLIQRNTTVSNERTVLRFFGISGAGARGVPLANLMVDKLKSAGVLNRGAAYWYGRALQLGASSPLDAVERITALPTDKLGALSPEMEANLRDAVREEARAAMTELKARIAQRNALREQFPMSPAPHKYVIVATGNIYDDVDQARAAAQAGADVIAVIRSTAQSLLDYVPHGATTEGYGGTYATQENFRVMREALDDESRKLKRYIQLTNYSSGLCMSEIAFCAAYERLDMLLNDAMYGILFRDINMRRTFIDQYFSRRICALAGIIINTGEDNYITTADAYDAAHTVIASQFINECFAKRAGLKDWQLGIGHSYEIDPYRDDTLLLELSQAMLVRRCFPDAPLKYMPPTKHKETDIFFSHAYDVMADLVAIWTRQGIQLLGMMTEAMHTPLLADRYVALKSASYIHRAARGIDEEFTVREDGKIANRAREVFAKAEELLRECHSEGMVAAIGKGRFGDVKREETGGKGLDGVLEKAPDYFNPFLEMLEAT
- a CDS encoding glycosyl hydrolase family 18 protein, yielding MNSHRAMPVRGWVGLAFAVMLSACDFGGGPDAPPPPLTPPEAPKQVVAQPGDASALVTWTVPPADGGSPLLYYVVRCVPECGGALVKVPDTQATVLGLNNGFTYVFKVSAVNAMGEGQASVETDLVTPLAGMSIPNPTVPGQPRSVVPTAGNGQAYVSWLAPASYGGRPLSYFKVMTEPGGQVKRVDAPASGTLIEGLANGTGYTFTVCAANEMGEGPCSRQSARVTPRPGGTSTSWVMGYWVGYQRDLHPVDSVDMSLLTHVVVGRIRPRIDGTLYTDFDVDAVEGPKMARALAQRAHAAGKKALLMLGGMGEYDGFKGATETLEKRRNFVRNIISTMRALQFDGVDVDWEPILLPQDSAPLLALLDDLRAADENIIITVPVGWVNSNFPLGKVDAEFHRQLAARVDQMNIMAYKMSGHWGQWASWHSSALFGENSGHPSSVASSVQAFLDAGVPAQRIGIGVGFFGTCWKGITEPGTPLDGRDDIREEQSDNAMSYANIQSLYYSPEAYRWDDAAKAPYLSFPTAFGPQSCNYISYEDVASVSEKGRWAREKGLGGGIIWTINQGHFKNAPVGERDPLMKAVHTAFLKP
- a CDS encoding 3-keto-5-aminohexanoate cleavage protein, yielding MSKPMVLTAALVGAETTREQTPYLPITAEEIAEDAAKCREAGAAMVHIHVRTAEGKPSQDAELFRAAIRAIRKRTDVLIQVSTGGAVGMDVNERCGGLTLTGADKPDMATLTTGTVNFGEEVFWNPRPLVRDIAKRIKSIGLKPELECFDVGMIDEARYLAKEGLVDLPAHFDFVLGVPGTLQARPEVLDFMIAALPEGSSWTVAGVGRQQLPFVEEAAKRGGNARVGLEDNIYVSKGVLAKGNFELVAEAAKRARAAGRELATPEQARQLLRLG